One stretch of Tepidibacter hydrothermalis DNA includes these proteins:
- a CDS encoding PLP-dependent aminotransferase family protein: protein MEIHITLKRNISVALYIQIYEAYRSAILSGNLKPNTKLASIMQLKQSLCVSRNTIEMAYLQLLSEGFIYSKSGSGYFVSDLDNYESLDYPNNQSSLEEISIHPIESLHLSRAHAKYDFKPGSVEHNQFPFKKWNRVAQNIMNSENQEILTYSDPRGELLLRIEISKYLKNSRGVNCHPDQIIVGAGTQTLISLFCFILGKKKPLKVAIEDPGFTAVRKAFEWNGCDIMPIRLNNNTLDISMLKSKLDYPCAVYITPSNQHPMGGLLNVSERLNLLNWVKNKDTYIIEDDYDSEFRYNIHPVPTIFSLDQFDKVIYLGTFSKTLFPAMHVGYIVLPNNLAEAFVEIGCYYNQTASKIHQLTIAEFMKRGYFEQHIRKMRTLYAKKHNKIVDAIKNVFGSHAHIIGDHAGVNLALRVNLPYSESELIQKAKEVGVIVYPISFYRSNQKSKNEHNDVFLGYGHMQIEEIEQAITILGEAWL from the coding sequence GTGGAAATTCATATTACACTAAAAAGAAATATAAGTGTTGCACTATATATTCAAATATATGAAGCATATCGAAGTGCAATACTTAGTGGTAATTTAAAGCCGAATACAAAACTTGCATCAATAATGCAATTAAAACAGTCACTTTGTGTTAGTCGGAATACAATTGAGATGGCTTACTTACAACTTTTATCAGAAGGATTTATTTATAGTAAAAGTGGTAGCGGTTATTTTGTATCTGATTTGGATAATTATGAGTCGTTAGATTATCCTAATAATCAATCTAGCTTAGAAGAAATTAGTATACATCCAATAGAAAGTTTGCATTTGAGCAGAGCACATGCAAAGTACGATTTTAAGCCAGGGTCAGTTGAGCATAATCAATTTCCATTTAAAAAATGGAATAGAGTTGCGCAAAATATAATGAACTCAGAGAATCAAGAAATTTTAACATATTCAGATCCACGTGGAGAATTATTGCTTCGCATTGAGATATCTAAATACCTTAAGAACTCACGAGGAGTTAATTGCCATCCTGATCAAATTATTGTAGGTGCAGGGACTCAAACTCTTATCAGTTTATTTTGTTTCATACTAGGTAAAAAGAAGCCTTTAAAAGTAGCTATAGAAGATCCTGGATTCACAGCTGTTAGAAAAGCATTTGAATGGAATGGATGTGATATCATGCCAATCAGGTTAAATAACAATACACTAGATATCTCAATGCTTAAAAGTAAATTGGATTATCCTTGTGCTGTATATATAACACCTTCAAATCAACATCCTATGGGTGGCCTCCTAAACGTTTCTGAGAGATTGAATTTATTAAACTGGGTTAAGAACAAAGATACTTATATTATTGAAGATGATTATGACAGTGAATTTAGATATAATATTCATCCTGTTCCAACAATATTTAGTCTTGATCAATTTGATAAAGTTATATACTTAGGTACATTTTCTAAAACATTGTTTCCGGCTATGCACGTTGGTTATATTGTTTTACCAAACAATCTCGCAGAAGCGTTTGTGGAAATAGGGTGTTACTATAATCAAACTGCATCAAAAATCCATCAGCTCACTATAGCTGAATTTATGAAAAGGGGATATTTTGAACAACACATAAGAAAAATGAGAACTTTATATGCAAAAAAACACAACAAAATTGTTGATGCAATAAAAAACGTTTTTGGCAGTCATGCTCATATCATTGGAGATCATGCTGGTGTGAATTTAGCTCTTCGAGTTAATTTACCTTATTCTGAAAGTGAGCTTATACAAAAAGCAAAAGAAGTTGGTGTTATTGTTTACCCAATTTCATTTTATCGCTCAAATCAAAAAAGTAAAAATGAACATAATGATGTATTCCTTGGATATGGTCACATGCAGATTGAAGAAATTGAACAGGCCATTACAATCCTAGGAGAAGCATGGTTATAA
- a CDS encoding Lrp/AsnC family transcriptional regulator produces MDIIDSNILKAMKKNGRATASEISKKVNLSIPAVSERIRKLEDGNIIEQYTVRLNREKMGYKLLVTIFVDIDQTSNIKGFRETIIKYSEVIECYHIVGEYDYMLKVLLKDSSELEDFIGNKLKSIKGVKRSNTILMLSTLKEEINR; encoded by the coding sequence ATGGATATAATTGACTCAAATATCTTGAAGGCTATGAAGAAAAATGGAAGAGCAACAGCATCTGAAATTAGTAAAAAAGTGAACCTATCCATACCTGCTGTATCAGAAAGAATAAGGAAATTAGAAGATGGAAATATAATTGAACAGTATACTGTTCGGTTAAACCGCGAAAAAATGGGATATAAACTATTAGTTACTATATTTGTAGATATTGATCAAACCAGTAATATTAAGGGGTTTAGAGAAACAATTATTAAATATTCGGAAGTAATTGAATGTTATCATATAGTAGGTGAATATGATTACATGTTAAAAGTTTTGTTAAAAGATAGCTCAGAATTGGAAGATTTTATTGGGAACAAACTTAAGTCTATCAAAGGTGTAAAGCGATCAAATACTATCCTTATGTTATCAACATTAAAAGAAGAGATTAACAGATAG
- a CDS encoding LysE family translocator: protein MILKGFRFGMILQIAVGPVCLFIFHTAVTSGFFTALIGVLGIAIIDAIYILAAIFGIGIIICKHEKMKDIIKYFGASVLIMFGISTILEFFGFYLIPNLNFLSKQSMESVFLKTIVLTLSNPLTILFWVGVFSTKVSEENMNQKDMYYFGLGAVISTMTFLTIISIMGSFINNFLDSIIINALNFIVGLVLIAFGIKTAVKS, encoded by the coding sequence ATGATTTTAAAAGGTTTTCGCTTTGGAATGATACTACAAATTGCAGTAGGTCCTGTCTGTTTGTTTATTTTTCACACTGCAGTTACATCTGGTTTTTTTACAGCGTTGATCGGTGTCTTAGGAATAGCAATAATTGATGCTATATATATACTAGCAGCAATCTTTGGGATAGGTATTATAATTTGCAAACATGAAAAAATGAAAGATATAATTAAATACTTTGGAGCATCAGTACTTATTATGTTTGGTATAAGTACTATATTAGAATTTTTTGGATTTTATTTGATTCCAAACTTGAATTTTTTATCAAAGCAAAGCATGGAAAGTGTTTTTTTGAAAACTATTGTATTAACACTTTCTAATCCGTTGACAATATTATTTTGGGTAGGGGTTTTTTCAACAAAAGTTTCTGAAGAAAATATGAATCAAAAGGATATGTATTACTTTGGCCTTGGTGCAGTTATATCAACTATGACTTTTTTAACAATTATTTCAATTATGGGTAGTTTTATAAATAACTTTTTAGATTCTATCATTATTAACGCATTAAATTTTATAGTTGGATTAGTATTGATTGCTTTTGGAATAAAAACGGCAGTTAAAAGTTAA
- a CDS encoding MATE family efflux transporter produces the protein MKNRVDLTQGSIVGSLFKLAVPIMLTSFLQMAYNMMDMFWLGNYDSSGQAVSAAGTAGFFSWFAMAFIMLAKTGVEVKVAQSIGENKSEDTKKYIKTAIEIILVLGVFYTGVILIFKENLIGFFNIENQVINTMSVEYLSIIGFGLIFYFINPVFTAIFNGSGDSVTPLIINFIGLFLNLILDPLMINGIGPFSEMGIKGAALATIISQTLVTIIFIIAIKISKNGKALFNGFNIFLKIEVPYINDILKIGTPVAIQSGLFTFYSMLIARIISNIDPVGIGVQKVGSMIESLSWMTAGGFQTALSAFVGQNYGAQKWDRIYKGYFSALSIVAVFGIGVTCLLVFQAEPIFKLFISGEEPLKMGTIYLRILGLSQLFMCIEITTAGAFNGLGKTKIPSWVSIIFTGARVPASYFLSTFTILGIKGVWWSITMSSVFKGLILVTLFVMLLMKRPEVGIDKIKTHFKIN, from the coding sequence ATGAAAAATAGAGTTGATCTCACTCAAGGAAGTATCGTTGGGAGTTTATTTAAACTTGCAGTACCAATCATGTTAACATCTTTTTTGCAAATGGCTTATAATATGATGGATATGTTCTGGCTAGGTAATTATGATTCCTCTGGACAAGCAGTTTCAGCTGCTGGAACCGCAGGATTTTTTTCATGGTTTGCAATGGCATTTATTATGCTTGCTAAAACTGGTGTAGAAGTTAAAGTTGCTCAATCTATAGGAGAAAATAAGTCTGAGGATACTAAAAAATATATAAAAACTGCAATTGAAATAATTTTAGTACTTGGCGTATTTTACACAGGGGTAATATTAATATTTAAGGAAAACCTAATAGGATTTTTTAATATAGAAAATCAAGTTATAAATACTATGTCTGTCGAGTATCTTTCAATAATAGGATTTGGATTGATTTTCTATTTTATTAATCCAGTATTTACAGCAATATTTAACGGTTCAGGAGATAGCGTAACTCCTTTAATAATAAATTTTATAGGATTATTTCTTAATTTAATTTTAGACCCATTGATGATAAACGGTATAGGACCTTTTAGTGAAATGGGCATAAAAGGAGCGGCACTAGCAACAATTATTTCACAGACTCTAGTTACTATTATATTTATAATAGCAATTAAGATAAGTAAAAATGGGAAAGCCTTATTTAATGGATTTAATATATTTTTAAAAATTGAAGTTCCATATATAAATGATATACTAAAAATAGGTACACCTGTTGCTATTCAAAGCGGACTTTTTACTTTCTATAGTATGTTAATAGCAAGAATAATTTCAAATATAGACCCTGTCGGAATTGGTGTACAAAAGGTAGGTTCTATGATTGAATCACTATCATGGATGACTGCAGGAGGGTTTCAAACAGCCCTCAGTGCCTTTGTAGGACAAAACTACGGAGCTCAAAAATGGGACAGAATATATAAGGGATATTTTTCAGCTCTTTCAATTGTAGCTGTATTTGGTATTGGTGTAACATGCCTCTTAGTATTTCAAGCTGAACCAATCTTTAAGCTATTTATATCAGGAGAAGAACCTTTAAAAATGGGAACTATTTATCTGAGAATATTAGGTTTATCTCAACTATTTATGTGTATAGAAATAACAACAGCAGGTGCATTCAATGGATTAGGAAAAACCAAAATACCTTCATGGGTAAGTATAATATTTACTGGAGCAAGAGTTCCAGCTTCATATTTTTTATCTACCTTTACGATTTTAGGAATTAAAGGGGTTTGGTGGAGTATAACTATGAGTAGTGTATTTAAAGGACTAATATTAGTAACATTATTTGTCATGCTTTTAATGAAAAGACCCGAGGTTGGAATCGATAAGATAAAAACACATTTCAAGATAAATTGA
- a CDS encoding sugar O-acetyltransferase, giving the protein MTEKEKMIMGMVYNPMDKELFKDRERAKKLCKKFNEMNPEEYEEREALLKELFQTDNKCYIEPNFFCDYGYNIEIGKNFYANHNCIMLDVNKIKIGNNVMFAPNVQVYTATHPVNAEERISGKEMGYPIEIGENVWIGGGAIICPGVKIGRNTTIGAGSVVIKDIPENVVAAGNPCKVIRQL; this is encoded by the coding sequence ATGACAGAAAAAGAAAAAATGATTATGGGAATGGTTTATAATCCAATGGACAAAGAATTGTTTAAAGACAGAGAAAGAGCAAAAAAATTATGTAAAAAGTTTAATGAAATGAACCCAGAGGAATATGAGGAAAGAGAAGCATTACTAAAAGAACTTTTTCAAACAGATAATAAATGTTATATAGAACCAAACTTCTTTTGTGATTACGGATATAATATAGAAATCGGTAAAAATTTTTATGCAAATCATAATTGCATTATGCTTGATGTAAACAAAATTAAAATCGGTAATAATGTAATGTTTGCACCTAATGTACAAGTATATACGGCTACACATCCTGTGAATGCAGAAGAAAGAATTTCAGGAAAAGAAATGGGCTATCCAATTGAAATTGGAGAAAATGTTTGGATAGGGGGAGGTGCTATTATCTGTCCTGGAGTAAAAATAGGTAGAAATACTACAATAGGAGCGGGCAGTGTAGTAATAAAGGATATCCCAGAAAATGTTGTAGCAGCCGGTAATCCATGTAAAGTTATTAGACAATTATAA
- a CDS encoding OFA family MFS transporter, whose amino-acid sequence MTNKTINRWFVVFGAVLLQICIGAIYTWSLFNQPLMDAFGWRKNEVVLTYSLAVFVFAFSTIFSGRLQDKIGPRKVATIGAILYGGGLMLTSTAKSLTQLYLYYGVIAGAGVGFAYVCPLSTCVRWFPEKKGFITGIAVGAFGLGSLVFKSVIQHFIVHSGISSTFFYLGIIYVILGLIGAQFLILPLAGYESTVKNSNATKENIFSPLEMIKTKSFYLIWIMYLFGCMSGLLVIGLAKDIGMQLAGLEASVAANSVAMIALFNASGRLIWGTLSDKLGRIRVVTIMFIITAISMITMSIVTLNYVTFFVSLAGITFCFGGFLAVFPTITGEFFGIKNLGANYGVVYQAYGVAALVGPIIVSNVGGLKPTFLIAAVLAILGAILTFIVKPPTLDHI is encoded by the coding sequence ATGACTAATAAAACAATCAATCGTTGGTTTGTTGTATTTGGTGCTGTATTATTGCAAATATGTATAGGTGCTATTTATACATGGAGTTTGTTTAATCAACCACTTATGGATGCATTTGGTTGGAGAAAAAACGAGGTAGTTCTTACTTATTCACTTGCTGTTTTTGTTTTTGCTTTTTCAACTATTTTTTCTGGTAGACTGCAAGATAAAATAGGACCAAGAAAAGTTGCTACTATCGGTGCTATTCTTTATGGTGGAGGACTAATGTTAACCTCTACAGCTAAATCTCTTACTCAACTATATCTTTATTATGGTGTCATAGCTGGAGCTGGAGTTGGATTCGCTTATGTTTGTCCATTGTCTACTTGTGTTAGATGGTTTCCAGAGAAAAAAGGTTTTATTACAGGTATAGCAGTTGGTGCTTTTGGACTTGGAAGCTTAGTTTTTAAATCTGTAATTCAACATTTTATAGTTCATAGTGGGATTTCTTCAACATTCTTTTATTTAGGTATAATTTATGTTATTTTAGGTTTAATCGGAGCTCAATTCTTAATACTTCCACTAGCTGGGTATGAATCAACTGTTAAGAATTCTAATGCTACTAAAGAAAATATCTTTAGCCCTTTAGAAATGATTAAAACTAAATCATTCTATCTTATTTGGATAATGTATTTATTCGGATGTATGAGTGGACTTTTAGTTATTGGACTTGCTAAAGATATTGGTATGCAATTAGCTGGATTAGAAGCTTCAGTAGCTGCAAATTCAGTCGCTATGATTGCACTATTCAATGCTAGTGGAAGACTTATATGGGGTACACTTTCAGATAAACTAGGCCGAATAAGAGTGGTTACAATAATGTTTATAATAACTGCTATATCAATGATTACAATGAGTATAGTCACTTTAAATTATGTTACTTTCTTTGTATCTTTAGCTGGTATTACTTTCTGTTTTGGAGGATTTCTAGCAGTATTCCCAACAATAACAGGAGAGTTCTTTGGTATTAAAAATTTAGGTGCAAACTATGGAGTTGTTTATCAAGCATACGGAGTTGCTGCATTAGTTGGTCCAATAATCGTTTCAAATGTAGGTGGTTTAAAACCAACATTTTTGATAGCTGCTGTACTTGCTATATTAGGTGCTATTTTAACTTTCATAGTAAAACCTCCTACATTAGATCATATATAA